In one Cloacibacillus porcorum genomic region, the following are encoded:
- a CDS encoding IS256 family transposase, whose translation MAKDKKITHKVQMTDGKRDIIRYLLQEYDIKSAKDIQDALKDLLGGTIKEMMETEMDEHLGYKKSQRSEGSDYRNGYKQKHVNSSFGEFCIDVPQDRESSFDPKIVRKRQKDISEIDQKIISMYAKGMTTRQISATIQDIYGFDVSEGFISDVTDKIMPQIEEWQNRALSEVYPIVFIDAIHYSVREDNAVKKLAAYVILGINSNGIKEVLCLQVGENESAKYWLTVLNSLKNRGVKDIFILCADGLSGMREAVESAFPQTEYQRCLIHQVRSTMKYVVEKDRKEFAADLKTIYQAPDESHALEAREHVAEKWGLKYANAVKGWERNWDTISPIFKFSCQVRKVIYTTNAIESLNSTYRRLNSQRSVFPSAGALLKALYLATFEATKKWSMPVRNWRSILGELAVMYEGRMPE comes from the coding sequence ATGGCAAAAGATAAGAAGATTACTCACAAAGTTCAGATGACAGACGGGAAAAGAGATATCATCAGATACCTACTTCAGGAATACGATATCAAATCTGCAAAGGATATCCAGGATGCGCTGAAAGATCTTCTGGGGGGTACGATTAAAGAGATGATGGAGACTGAGATGGACGAACATCTCGGTTATAAGAAATCTCAGCGTTCAGAAGGCAGCGACTACCGCAACGGATACAAACAAAAGCATGTAAACTCAAGTTTTGGAGAGTTTTGCATAGACGTTCCTCAGGACAGGGAATCCAGCTTCGATCCTAAGATAGTAAGAAAGCGACAAAAAGATATTTCCGAGATAGACCAGAAAATAATATCTATGTACGCTAAAGGAATGACTACCCGTCAGATATCGGCAACGATACAGGATATTTACGGGTTCGACGTTTCAGAAGGCTTCATATCGGATGTGACTGACAAGATAATGCCGCAGATCGAAGAATGGCAGAACAGGGCACTCTCCGAAGTCTATCCCATTGTTTTTATAGATGCGATTCATTATTCTGTCAGGGAAGATAACGCTGTAAAGAAGCTCGCAGCCTATGTAATACTTGGAATCAACAGCAACGGTATAAAAGAAGTGCTTTGTCTGCAGGTGGGAGAAAATGAAAGCGCCAAATACTGGCTGACAGTCCTGAATTCCCTGAAGAACCGTGGTGTAAAGGATATCTTCATTCTCTGTGCAGACGGCCTTAGCGGAATGCGCGAAGCAGTAGAAAGTGCGTTCCCGCAGACTGAATACCAGCGCTGCCTTATACATCAGGTCAGGAGCACTATGAAATATGTGGTTGAAAAAGACCGCAAAGAATTTGCCGCAGACCTAAAAACAATATATCAAGCTCCCGACGAGTCCCATGCGCTGGAAGCGAGGGAGCATGTTGCTGAGAAGTGGGGATTAAAATATGCAAATGCAGTGAAGGGGTGGGAGCGCAACTGGGATACGATCTCTCCGATATTTAAATTTTCTTGCCAGGTAAGAAAGGTCATTTACACGACAAACGCGATAGAAAGCCTTAATTCCACCTATCGCAGGCTCAACAGCCAAAGAAGCGTATTCCCCAGCGCAGGCGCCCTTCTGAAAGCCTTATATCTTGCTACTTTTGAAGCAACCAAGAAATGGAGTATGCCAGTTAGGAACTGGCGCAGTATCCTTGGTGAACTAGCTGTAATGTATGAAGGACGGATGCCTGAATAG
- a CDS encoding IS3 family transposase, with translation MVIERNIKYRIIFEFSTKHSVCGMCRFLSVSRSAYYSWLKRRGMEDKDGPLIEAIRTGQDINKNTYGYRRMTLWLNNFIGIHVNNKRVRRVMKKAGLQAEIRKKKKFKVMSGNIHSYENILNREFRSDRPNQKLVTDITYIRTKKGNIFLSMIKDLFDNSIQGYQISRNNNIKLVTDTLKKAFENNNKVVADGPILHSDQGFQYTSHAYFNLTQRYGLKVSMSRKGNCLDNACAENFFSHIKSELVNRVKWENYEEAKDAIDEYIRYYNNDRIQIK, from the coding sequence GTGGTGATAGAAAGAAATATTAAATACAGAATCATTTTTGAATTTTCAACAAAACATTCTGTCTGTGGAATGTGTAGATTTTTGTCCGTATCACGCTCTGCATACTACAGTTGGCTAAAGCGGCGTGGAATGGAAGATAAAGACGGTCCTCTCATAGAAGCAATAAGAACGGGACAGGATATCAACAAAAACACTTATGGGTACAGGCGAATGACTCTGTGGCTCAACAACTTCATTGGCATTCATGTAAACAATAAGAGGGTAAGGCGTGTTATGAAAAAAGCGGGACTTCAAGCGGAAATAAGAAAAAAGAAAAAGTTTAAAGTGATGTCAGGAAATATCCACAGCTATGAGAATATCCTGAACAGAGAATTTCGTTCCGACAGACCAAACCAGAAACTGGTTACTGATATCACATATATACGAACAAAAAAGGGTAATATATTCCTCTCCATGATAAAAGATCTCTTTGATAATTCCATACAGGGATATCAAATCAGCCGTAATAATAATATTAAGTTAGTAACCGATACATTGAAGAAAGCATTTGAAAATAATAATAAGGTGGTCGCTGATGGACCAATCCTCCACAGCGACCAGGGGTTTCAATATACAAGCCATGCATATTTCAACCTGACACAAAGATACGGACTCAAGGTCTCGATGTCAAGGAAAGGAAATTGTTTGGATAATGCATGTGCAGAAAACTTCTTTAGTCACATTAAATCAGAGCTCGTCAACAGAGTAAAATGGGAGAACTATGAGGAGGCTAAAGATGCCATAGACGAATATATAAGGTATTATAATAACGACAGGATACAGATAAAATGA
- a CDS encoding helix-turn-helix domain-containing protein — protein MRKRKTEERIRAIEMHKQGIPRRRIAEELGVSPDSVKTWISLYKSGQKDLLDDTRKKRTYSKAVKLEAVSAHLEEGRTMVDVTSSFNISSPSLLRRWCKEFIEQGDISSSKQDCPDKKLEVTNSIEKIKELEMQVDVLKKALELQRW, from the coding sequence ATGCGTAAACGTAAAACGGAAGAAAGAATAAGAGCAATTGAGATGCACAAACAGGGAATTCCACGAAGGCGGATTGCTGAAGAACTTGGTGTTAGTCCTGATTCTGTTAAAACATGGATATCTTTATATAAGAGCGGACAGAAGGACTTACTGGATGATACAAGGAAAAAAAGAACCTACAGCAAGGCTGTAAAACTTGAAGCTGTTTCGGCTCATTTAGAAGAGGGACGTACTATGGTAGATGTTACCTCATCTTTTAACATTTCAAGTCCCTCTCTTTTAAGACGATGGTGTAAGGAATTTATCGAACAAGGGGATATTTCTAGTTCAAAACAAGACTGTCCAGATAAGAAATTGGAAGTTACAAATAGCATAGAAAAGATTAAAGAGCTGGAAATGCAGGTCGACGTATTAAAAAAAGCCTTAGAGCTGCAAAGGTGGTGA
- a CDS encoding LysE/ArgO family amino acid transporter gives MEFFLQGLTMGLAYVAPIGLQNLFVINTALTREKGRVFLTALIVIFFDVTLALACFYGIGAVMERSPLLERLVLLAGSLIVMYIGVGLMRAKDSLKKTDVDMPLWRVASTACVVTWFNPQALIDGTMMLGAFKASLSPAGANSFVFGVAAASALWFFGLSAALSLFSAKFTDRTLRVINLVCGAVVFFYGAKLLRNFIGLVFGL, from the coding sequence TTGGAATTTTTTCTTCAGGGGCTGACGATGGGGCTTGCCTATGTCGCGCCGATCGGCCTGCAGAATCTTTTTGTGATAAATACCGCGCTGACGCGGGAAAAGGGGCGTGTGTTCCTCACGGCGCTTATCGTGATTTTCTTTGACGTGACGCTGGCGCTCGCCTGTTTCTACGGCATCGGCGCGGTGATGGAGCGCTCGCCGCTGCTTGAGAGGCTGGTGCTGCTTGCCGGCAGCCTCATCGTCATGTATATAGGCGTCGGGCTCATGAGGGCGAAGGATTCGCTGAAGAAAACGGACGTCGATATGCCGCTGTGGCGTGTCGCCAGCACCGCCTGCGTCGTGACCTGGTTCAACCCGCAGGCGCTCATCGACGGCACGATGATGCTGGGGGCCTTCAAAGCCTCTCTTTCACCGGCGGGGGCCAACTCCTTTGTATTTGGTGTCGCCGCCGCCTCGGCGCTCTGGTTTTTCGGCCTCTCCGCCGCGCTCTCGCTCTTCAGCGCCAAGTTCACCGACAGGACCCTGCGGGTGATAAACCTGGTATGCGGCGCGGTGGTCTTTTTCTACGGCGCGAAGCTCCTCCGGAATTTTATCGGCCTCGTCTTTGGCCTTTAG
- the crcB gene encoding fluoride efflux transporter CrcB translates to MDGVIFVGLGGFLGASLRYLLGMAVTAGSVIPAATPAINIFGSFLIGVLSLVSERHGLSRHSVILMLQTGFCGGFTTFSTFSLETFALISQGKVAHAVLYSILSVVCCLLSVFAGRALAALCL, encoded by the coding sequence ATGGATGGCGTTATATTTGTCGGGCTGGGCGGCTTTCTCGGCGCATCGCTGCGCTATCTTCTCGGAATGGCGGTAACGGCCGGGAGCGTCATTCCGGCGGCGACTCCGGCGATAAATATCTTCGGTTCGTTTCTCATCGGCGTGCTGAGCCTCGTCTCGGAGAGACACGGGCTCTCGCGGCACTCGGTGATATTGATGCTGCAGACGGGCTTCTGCGGCGGTTTTACCACCTTTTCGACCTTCTCGCTTGAGACCTTCGCCCTCATCTCTCAGGGAAAGGTGGCTCATGCCGTGCTCTACAGCATACTCAGCGTCGTCTGCTGCCTTCTCTCCGTCTTCGCGGGGCGCGCGCTCGCGGCGCTCTGCCTCTAA
- a CDS encoding putative bifunctional diguanylate cyclase/phosphodiesterase has product MNFNMFALLNELSELVYISDVNTYEMIFINESAKTLFGVGSDVSGRKCYEVLQGRSSPCGFCTNSKLCHDKFYTWEIFNRKLSRHYLLKDKLISWNGREARLEIAIDITEKENQKDTLKNALDAEVAVLNCVKVLTEAESHGDAVSKVLENVGLFLAAERTYIFEIRDKFIDNTYEWCAPGVSPQIDNLQGLPISLISFWRESFDAGQCLVITDIEELRETRRDEYEILRAQNIRSLIAAPLAADGRLVGYLGVDNPPAARILHISPLLITLANFITGTMQRRLYQRRLEELSYNDMLTGLYNRNAFIRDVESLSKNGFKSLGIVYVDVNGLKKCNDEYGHAAGDLALVKTAKTVESVFREKGNSTYRIGGDEFVVLSPNLSEEYFSSLVAKLKAKIGRDEDGMRSFSMGWRWASGGCDIQSLLTEADEQMYLDKKQFYRSKAATKRYRACSDEVIGLGDPEALRCQLDDGRFLVYFQPKVSVADHKPIGAEALTRYLSSEGALIAPDQFISLLENNRLIWMLDFWVFGFVCRKIRQWLDLGKKVLPISVNFSRATISETDFVERLEEAWRQWKVPKELLEIEVTETVELDDEKNFLDIVKRVKEAGFRISIDDFGARYANLSLFAASCFDVLKIDRCLVRDLPDNPTAFAVLKAISDICRKMNIRVIAEGVENERQLNALLEIGCDGLQGFHFSRPIPLEEYQAKYLNAQEGRGTA; this is encoded by the coding sequence GTGAATTTTAATATGTTCGCACTGCTTAACGAGCTCTCTGAGCTGGTTTATATCTCTGATGTAAATACATACGAGATGATTTTTATCAATGAGTCGGCAAAGACACTTTTCGGAGTCGGCTCTGACGTCAGCGGACGCAAGTGCTATGAGGTGCTGCAGGGCAGGAGCTCTCCGTGCGGTTTCTGCACAAATTCCAAGCTTTGCCACGATAAATTCTATACATGGGAGATATTTAACCGGAAGCTTTCGCGTCATTATCTTCTGAAGGACAAGCTGATTTCCTGGAATGGGCGCGAGGCGCGTCTGGAGATCGCCATTGACATAACGGAAAAGGAAAATCAGAAGGATACGCTGAAGAACGCGCTTGACGCCGAGGTCGCGGTGCTGAACTGTGTCAAGGTCCTTACGGAGGCGGAAAGCCACGGTGATGCCGTCAGCAAGGTGCTTGAAAATGTCGGCCTCTTTCTGGCGGCGGAGAGGACCTATATCTTTGAGATCAGGGACAAGTTCATTGACAATACCTATGAGTGGTGCGCCCCCGGCGTCTCCCCGCAGATAGACAATCTCCAGGGGCTGCCGATAAGTTTGATATCATTCTGGAGAGAGAGTTTCGACGCCGGACAGTGTTTAGTAATAACGGACATCGAAGAGCTGCGCGAGACCCGCCGGGACGAATATGAGATACTGCGCGCGCAGAATATCAGGAGCCTTATCGCGGCTCCGCTGGCGGCCGACGGCCGCCTTGTCGGCTATCTCGGCGTGGATAATCCCCCGGCGGCGCGCATCCTGCATATTTCGCCGCTGCTCATCACCCTCGCCAACTTTATCACCGGCACCATGCAGCGCCGCCTCTATCAGCGGCGCCTGGAGGAGCTCAGTTATAACGACATGCTGACGGGGCTCTATAACAGGAACGCCTTCATCCGCGATGTGGAAAGCCTCTCTAAAAATGGCTTCAAATCGCTGGGGATAGTCTATGTCGACGTCAACGGCCTTAAAAAATGCAACGATGAGTACGGACACGCGGCGGGAGACTTGGCGCTGGTCAAGACGGCGAAGACTGTGGAATCCGTCTTTCGTGAAAAGGGAAACAGCACATACCGCATAGGCGGAGACGAGTTTGTCGTGCTCTCGCCAAATTTGAGCGAGGAATATTTCAGCAGCCTGGTAGCCAAACTCAAAGCGAAGATCGGCCGGGACGAGGACGGCATGCGGAGTTTTTCGATGGGATGGCGCTGGGCCTCCGGGGGCTGCGACATACAAAGCCTGCTGACCGAGGCCGACGAGCAGATGTATCTCGACAAGAAACAATTTTACCGCAGCAAAGCGGCCACAAAGCGCTACCGCGCCTGCAGCGACGAGGTTATCGGCCTCGGAGATCCCGAGGCTCTGCGGTGCCAGCTTGACGACGGCCGCTTTCTCGTATATTTCCAGCCGAAGGTATCGGTGGCGGATCATAAGCCGATAGGGGCGGAGGCGCTGACGCGCTATCTCTCTTCGGAGGGAGCGCTGATAGCTCCGGACCAGTTTATCTCTCTGCTGGAGAACAACAGGCTGATATGGATGCTGGACTTTTGGGTATTCGGCTTCGTATGCCGCAAGATCCGCCAATGGCTGGATTTGGGGAAAAAGGTGCTGCCGATTTCCGTCAATTTCTCCCGCGCAACGATCTCGGAGACCGATTTTGTCGAGCGGCTTGAGGAGGCGTGGCGGCAGTGGAAGGTGCCGAAGGAGCTTCTCGAGATAGAGGTCACCGAAACGGTGGAGCTAGACGATGAAAAGAATTTTCTCGATATAGTTAAGAGGGTGAAAGAGGCTGGTTTTCGGATCTCGATAGACGATTTCGGGGCGCGTTATGCGAACCTTTCGCTCTTTGCCGCCTCCTGTTTCGACGTGCTGAAGATCGACCGCTGCCTGGTGCGTGACCTGCCTGACAACCCCACGGCCTTTGCCGTGCTGAAGGCCATCTCGGATATCTGCAGGAAGATGAATATACGCGTGATCGCCGAGGGAGTTGAGAATGAACGGCAGCTTAACGCACTGCTTGAGATCGGCTGCGACGGGCTGCAGGGATTCCATTTCAGCCGCCCGATACCGCTTGAGGAGTATCAGGCAAAGTATCTCAACGCGCAGGAAGGGCGCGGCACGGCGTAG
- a CDS encoding YoaK family protein, producing the protein MIKLPKIKLMDFTDPSESFLLAVILAAAGGFLDGYTYIGRGNVFANTQTGNLILLGVNMARGRLAASISYIVPVTAFLLGTYITEKIRIRYGGLKHLGWRQIVVALEALVLILISFMPHYSDNVANAMVSFACAMQFDAFRTMNGVPFSSTLSMTNMRGAIEYMTNYREDCDTEKISRSFEYLITVLVFTLSVFIGSRLTYKYDDSAVLFPASMLLFGALIMFLKKRDKTAPA; encoded by the coding sequence ATGATAAAACTGCCGAAGATAAAGCTAATGGACTTCACCGATCCCTCGGAATCATTCCTGCTCGCGGTCATCCTCGCGGCGGCGGGCGGTTTTCTTGACGGATACACCTATATCGGGCGCGGCAATGTCTTCGCCAATACGCAGACCGGCAACCTGATCCTGCTTGGCGTGAACATGGCGCGCGGCAGGCTGGCCGCCTCTATCAGCTATATCGTGCCGGTGACGGCCTTTCTGCTGGGCACCTATATAACGGAGAAGATCCGTATCCGTTACGGAGGACTGAAACACCTCGGATGGCGGCAGATCGTGGTCGCCCTTGAGGCGCTGGTGCTGATATTGATCTCCTTCATGCCGCACTACAGCGACAACGTCGCGAACGCGATGGTCTCTTTCGCCTGCGCGATGCAGTTCGACGCCTTCCGCACGATGAACGGGGTGCCCTTTTCTTCGACGCTCTCGATGACGAACATGCGCGGCGCGATCGAATACATGACGAATTACCGGGAGGACTGCGACACGGAAAAAATCTCACGCAGCTTTGAATATCTCATCACGGTGCTCGTCTTCACCCTCTCCGTTTTCATCGGCTCACGGCTCACCTACAAATACGACGACAGCGCGGTGCTCTTTCCGGCCTCCATGCTGCTCTTCGGAGCGCTCATCATGTTCCTTAAGAAAAGAGACAAAACGGCTCCGGCATAA
- a CDS encoding pentapeptide repeat-containing protein, with translation MMLSEMIAAALAGDMPVEEALFENEEVAELDLSALRFDSVRFVKCRFIRCEFNAARFNSVSFENSDISNCRFRDSFWRKSSFRDSKAVGSVFTRALFKEVSITGSNFRYANFGETLWDGCKVEASSLREAVLSDVKFRRARFRGTDLTAAEFFKSPLKGIDLSDCIIDGISLSDTLYELRGAKVTAAQAVELAKLLGLTVV, from the coding sequence ATGATGCTGTCAGAGATGATCGCCGCCGCGCTCGCGGGGGATATGCCGGTAGAGGAGGCCCTCTTTGAGAACGAGGAGGTTGCGGAGCTTGATCTTTCGGCGCTCCGTTTTGACTCCGTGCGCTTTGTTAAGTGCCGCTTTATCCGCTGCGAATTTAACGCGGCGCGCTTCAACTCCGTCTCGTTTGAAAACTCGGATATTTCGAACTGCCGCTTCCGGGACAGTTTCTGGCGTAAGTCTTCTTTTCGCGATTCAAAGGCCGTGGGGAGCGTTTTCACGCGCGCCCTCTTTAAGGAAGTCTCGATCACGGGATCTAATTTTCGGTATGCGAACTTCGGCGAGACGCTCTGGGACGGCTGCAAGGTCGAAGCCTCTTCTTTGAGGGAGGCGGTTCTCTCCGACGTCAAGTTCCGGCGCGCGCGGTTCCGTGGGACGGACCTCACGGCGGCCGAGTTTTTCAAAAGCCCTCTCAAGGGGATAGACCTCTCGGACTGCATTATCGACGGCATTTCCCTCTCCGATACCCTCTACGAGCTGCGCGGCGCGAAGGTGACGGCGGCGCAGGCGGTGGAGCTCGCGAAGCTCCTCGGCCTGACCGTAGTCTGA
- a CDS encoding flavodoxin family protein, producing the protein MGKKIIVLNGSPRANGNTAALAARFIKGAEAAGHEVRHFDLQKMDIKPCLGCCAGGKDPKHPCVQRDGMDEIYPAFMEADIVVLASPMYFWSFTAQLKTAIDRSFAVAELDPDYRLHHKGCVMLMAAGGDSEPNFAPVKDFYASLLGHLGWKDLGMILAGGVMAPGDIAGHPALEEAEVLGASIK; encoded by the coding sequence ATGGGCAAAAAAATAATCGTTCTCAACGGAAGCCCGCGGGCTAACGGGAATACGGCGGCGCTAGCCGCGCGCTTCATAAAGGGCGCGGAGGCGGCGGGACACGAGGTCAGACACTTCGACCTGCAAAAGATGGATATCAAACCCTGCCTTGGCTGCTGCGCGGGAGGCAAAGACCCCAAACACCCCTGCGTGCAGCGCGACGGTATGGATGAGATATATCCAGCCTTCATGGAGGCCGATATCGTGGTGCTGGCCTCGCCGATGTACTTCTGGAGCTTCACGGCGCAGCTCAAAACGGCGATCGACCGCAGCTTCGCGGTGGCCGAACTAGACCCGGATTACAGGCTGCATCATAAGGGATGCGTCATGCTGATGGCGGCGGGGGGAGACAGCGAGCCGAACTTCGCGCCGGTAAAGGACTTCTACGCGAGCCTGCTCGGACATCTGGGCTGGAAAGATCTCGGCATGATACTGGCCGGCGGCGTTATGGCCCCCGGCGACATCGCGGGACACCCCGCGCTCGAAGAGGCCGAAGTACTGGGAGCCTCGATAAAATAA
- a CDS encoding fumarylacetoacetate hydrolase family protein, with protein MRFVTYRKDGKEKAGIVTKSGILPVAALKEAAGFAPETEIFALIEKEQIPQLTKWYNGGGREEAKRLAQKEAIPFAEVVYGPLYRNPPRIFGIGLNYKDHAGDLGEKTPAVFPGSFYKPASCIVGPGDDICIPALPEAQKTTAEAELGIIIGKKCKFIEEKDWQEYIVGYTTVLDMTEESILRLNPRYLTIVKGFDSFFSFGPQLVTPDEVPDVLALEVATVHNGEIHAKNTVANMTFPPSKLVALISHMQGWLPGDILSTGTPRAVHIQEGDRAECRISGPGGFSFEPLVNPVIDLKLKR; from the coding sequence ATGAGATTTGTAACATACAGAAAAGACGGCAAAGAAAAGGCGGGGATCGTGACAAAGAGCGGCATCCTGCCCGTGGCGGCGCTGAAAGAAGCCGCGGGGTTCGCGCCGGAGACGGAGATCTTCGCGCTCATCGAAAAGGAACAGATACCCCAACTTACGAAATGGTACAACGGCGGAGGTCGGGAAGAGGCCAAAAGACTTGCCCAAAAAGAGGCCATCCCATTCGCGGAGGTCGTATACGGCCCGCTGTACCGCAACCCGCCGCGTATCTTCGGCATCGGCCTCAACTACAAAGATCACGCGGGAGACCTCGGTGAAAAGACCCCCGCCGTCTTCCCCGGAAGTTTCTACAAGCCGGCCTCCTGCATCGTCGGGCCGGGAGACGACATCTGTATCCCGGCGCTGCCCGAGGCGCAAAAGACGACGGCGGAGGCGGAGCTCGGCATCATCATCGGCAAAAAATGCAAGTTCATCGAAGAAAAGGACTGGCAGGAATACATCGTCGGCTACACGACGGTCCTTGATATGACGGAGGAGTCGATACTGCGTCTCAATCCGCGCTATCTCACCATCGTCAAGGGATTCGACAGCTTTTTCAGCTTCGGCCCGCAGCTGGTGACACCCGACGAGGTGCCCGACGTCCTCGCTCTCGAGGTGGCAACCGTCCATAACGGCGAGATCCACGCAAAAAACACCGTGGCCAACATGACCTTCCCTCCCTCGAAACTTGTGGCGCTCATATCGCACATGCAGGGCTGGCTGCCGGGCGACATCCTCTCGACCGGTACGCCGCGCGCGGTGCATATCCAGGAGGGCGACCGCGCGGAGTGCCGCATCAGCGGCCCCGGCGGCTTCTCCTTCGAGCCGCTCGTGAACCCCGTGATCGACCTGAAACTCAAAAGATAA
- a CDS encoding AzlD family protein: MPRNVYLYLLIMAAVTYLIRVLPLTVIRGEIKNKRVRAFLYYVPYVTLAVMTFPAIIDATGSPLTAVAALIAAVGLSWFGGSLLQVSILSCAVVFILDKFVP; encoded by the coding sequence ATGCCGCGTAACGTATATCTTTACCTGCTGATAATGGCGGCGGTAACCTACCTCATCCGCGTGCTTCCGCTCACCGTCATCCGCGGTGAGATAAAAAATAAAAGGGTACGCGCCTTTCTCTATTACGTCCCCTACGTGACGCTCGCCGTGATGACCTTTCCGGCGATAATCGACGCCACCGGCAGTCCGCTGACCGCCGTAGCGGCGCTTATCGCGGCGGTGGGGCTCTCCTGGTTCGGCGGCAGCCTGCTACAGGTCTCAATACTATCCTGCGCCGTAGTATTCATCCTCGACAAATTCGTACCTTAG
- a CDS encoding AzlC family ABC transporter permease, which yields MSKRDLYYFSKGMRDAIPILLGYLAVSFTLGIGAKNAGLSPFQALLSALTQNASAGQFAGYSLIAAGAGYLEVVIMIVVANARYLLMSCAMSQKISPKTPLRHRMLLAVDITDEIFGLSVAQPRRLNPFYTYGMVAAAAPGWAFGTFFGVIVGNVLPQNIVTALSVGLFGMFIAVIVPPARKNFVIALLIVVSMAASFAFSRLSFIELSAGMRTIVLTVAISGAAAFLFPLNEERRANAA from the coding sequence ATGTCAAAAAGAGATCTCTATTACTTTTCAAAGGGAATGCGTGACGCGATACCTATCCTGCTGGGATATCTCGCGGTATCTTTTACCCTCGGCATCGGCGCCAAGAACGCCGGACTCAGCCCCTTTCAGGCGCTTCTGAGCGCGTTGACGCAGAACGCCTCCGCGGGACAGTTCGCGGGCTATTCCCTCATCGCCGCGGGAGCTGGCTATCTCGAGGTCGTGATCATGATAGTCGTCGCGAACGCGCGTTACCTGCTGATGTCCTGCGCAATGAGCCAGAAGATCTCCCCTAAGACCCCTCTGCGCCACCGTATGCTGCTCGCGGTGGACATCACGGATGAAATATTCGGCCTCTCGGTAGCGCAGCCAAGACGCCTCAACCCCTTTTACACCTACGGCATGGTCGCCGCGGCGGCCCCCGGCTGGGCCTTCGGCACCTTTTTTGGCGTCATAGTCGGCAACGTCCTGCCGCAGAACATCGTCACCGCGCTGAGCGTAGGGCTGTTCGGCATGTTTATCGCGGTCATCGTGCCGCCGGCGCGCAAGAATTTCGTCATCGCGCTGCTCATCGTCGTCTCGATGGCGGCAAGCTTCGCTTTCTCGCGCCTCTCCTTCATCGAGCTCTCGGCGGGGATGCGCACGATAGTCCTGACGGTCGCCATCTCCGGCGCCGCGGCCTTCCTCTTCCCCCTGAATGAGGAGAGACGGGCAAATGCCGCGTAA
- a CDS encoding LysR family transcriptional regulator gives MNRYEVFVKVVECGSFTRAADELGYTQSAVSQMVHTLEEELSAVLLRRDKGGAALSADGEQYLPYIRSICSAHRELRMKYDEMQGLMGGNIRIGTFTSVSRSWLPKLMNEFRKIYPFVHFELLQGDYRGIEEWISDGRVDFGFTCYNEVKGLTVIPLRKDEMLAALPPGHPLAQNGSVTLEELSKEPLILLDEGDFSVALDAFRRRGLTPDIHYKVTDDYTVISMVEQGLGVAILYELVLKNDSRRLSALHIAPPVERTTALAYRNKRTLPAAARRFIDFALEYFKAGK, from the coding sequence ATGAACAGATATGAAGTCTTTGTCAAAGTGGTGGAGTGCGGCAGTTTTACGCGGGCCGCGGATGAACTTGGCTACACGCAGTCGGCGGTCAGCCAGATGGTCCACACGCTCGAAGAGGAACTCTCCGCCGTGCTGCTGCGGCGCGATAAGGGCGGGGCGGCGCTCTCTGCGGACGGCGAACAGTACCTGCCCTATATCCGTTCGATATGCAGCGCCCACCGCGAACTGCGCATGAAGTACGACGAAATGCAGGGGCTGATGGGCGGGAACATCAGGATCGGTACCTTTACGAGCGTGAGCCGCAGCTGGCTGCCGAAGCTCATGAACGAATTCCGGAAGATATATCCATTCGTGCATTTCGAGCTGCTGCAGGGAGACTACCGCGGCATTGAGGAGTGGATATCCGACGGGCGCGTGGACTTTGGCTTTACCTGTTACAACGAGGTGAAGGGGCTGACGGTGATCCCGCTGCGCAAGGACGAGATGCTCGCGGCGCTGCCGCCGGGGCATCCGCTCGCGCAAAATGGGAGTGTGACGCTGGAAGAGCTTTCGAAGGAGCCGCTGATACTTCTCGATGAGGGAGATTTCAGCGTGGCGCTGGACGCCTTCCGCAGGAGGGGGCTGACCCCCGATATTCACTATAAGGTCACCGATGACTACACCGTCATCTCGATGGTCGAACAGGGGCTCGGCGTCGCCATCCTCTATGAACTTGTCCTTAAAAATGACAGCCGCAGACTTTCGGCGCTCCATATCGCCCCGCCGGTGGAGCGCACGACGGCGCTGGCCTACAGAAACAAGCGGACGCTCCCCGCCGCCGCGCGCCGCTTTATCGACTTCGCCCTGGAATATTTTAAAGCGGGGAAATGA